The Gossypium raimondii isolate GPD5lz chromosome 2, ASM2569854v1, whole genome shotgun sequence genome segment ATTAGGTGGATACTGCTGCTATAGGAATTTGAATTAGATATTAGAGATCACAAAAGGACTGAGAATCAAGTGGCTGATCACTTGTCAAGGATAGAATCTGGAAGTGAAGGTAGTCATGATACACTTATTAACTAATAATTTCCAGACGAATAGTTGTTAATTGCCACGGCATTACCTTGGTATGTCGACATATTGAACTATTTAGTGAGTGGTGTGTTGCCACCTAATCTCAATAGTCAAAGAAGGCATAAATTTCTTCATTATGCCAAGCACTATTATTGGGATGAACCTTTCTTGTTTAAACATTATGTTTATCAAATAATTAGGAAATATATTCCTAATGATGAAATACGTAGCATTCTACAGCGTTGTCATTCACCTCCGTACAGAGGACATTTTGGAGGAATGAGGAATGTTGCCAAAATACTTCAGTCAAGATTTTATTGGCCAAGTATGTTCAAGGATGCTTATGAATTCAATTAGTCATGCGACCATTGTTAGAGGACAGAGAATCTATCTAGGAGGCACGAAATGCGATTGCAAATTATTCTAGAGATTGAGTTGTTTGATGTATGGGGAATAGACTTTATGAGTCCATTTCCACCTTTAGTGGGCAAGGTGTACATATTGTTAGCAGTGGACTATGTCTCTAAGTGGGTCGAGGTTGTTGCCCTTCCTACTAATGATACAAGGTTAGCAATGATGTTTTCACACAAGaacatttttacaatatttggtACACCTAGAGCCATTATTGGCGATGAGGGGTTTCATTTTGATAGTAAGTCGGTAGCTAATGCTTTGCAGTGATATGGGGTGAAACATAAGATTGCCACAACATATCACCCCCAAACAAATGGACAAgctaaaatttctaatagagaaatttaaaaaaaaatagaaaaagtggTAAATCCTACTCGTAAGGATTGGTCTACCAGATTGGATGAAACTTTGTGGGCATATCGTACTGCATTCAAAACTCTtttagggatgtcacctttTAAGCTTGGATATGGCAAGCCATGTCACCTTCCTGTTGAACTTGAGGAAAAAACATTTTGAGCTATTATAAAGTTGAACATGGATTGGGTCGCTACTGGCCATAAAAGGTTGTTAGAATTGAGTGAAATGGAGGAGTTCCGAGCACAAGCATATGAGAATGCTAAGCTGTACAAGGAAAGGACCAAGAGTTGGCATGATAAAAGAATCATGTTGCGGCAACTTGAACCAAGACAACAGGTCTTGTTATTTAACTCGAGGCTCAAATTGCTTCCTGGTAAATTAAAGTTTCGTGGGTCAGGTCCTTTTGAAGTAGCCCAAGTGTATCCTCATGGAGTTGTTAATATCAAAGACTTGAAAATGGGGGTCACATTTAAGGTTAATGGGCAATGCTTGAAACACTAATGGGGTGCCCATGTGAATCGAGACAAGC includes the following:
- the LOC105789594 gene encoding uncharacterized protein LOC105789594, with translation MDWVATGHKRLLELSEMEEFRAQAYENAKLYKERTKSWHDKRIMLRQLEPRQQVLLFNSRLKLLPGKLKFRGSGPFEVAQVYPHGVVNIKDLKMGVTFKVNGQCLKH